A genomic region of Candidatus Effluviviaceae Genus V sp. contains the following coding sequences:
- a CDS encoding transcriptional repressor yields the protein MNEVERRVERFKETARTAGIKLTHQRLEIFREVASSVDHPSAEAVLKALRPGMPTLSLDTVYRTLWLLRDLGLVSTLGARRDVVRFDPNTTPHHHYVCARCGMTRDFESEELDELRIPKSVETFGSVNAARVEVLGVCSRCAKEQNEGSHDSNFRGAGDDEGSEA from the coding sequence ATGAACGAGGTCGAGCGCCGCGTCGAGCGCTTCAAGGAGACCGCCAGGACGGCCGGCATCAAGCTGACCCACCAGCGCCTCGAGATCTTCCGGGAGGTCGCTTCCAGTGTCGACCATCCCAGCGCCGAGGCCGTGCTGAAGGCACTACGGCCCGGGATGCCGACCCTGTCGCTCGACACGGTCTACAGGACGCTCTGGCTTCTGAGGGACCTGGGGCTCGTCTCGACGCTGGGAGCGCGGCGCGACGTCGTGCGCTTCGACCCCAACACCACGCCACACCATCACTACGTCTGTGCCCGGTGTGGTATGACGCGCGACTTCGAGAGCGAAGAGCTCGACGAACTTCGCATACCGAAATCCGTCGAGACGTTCGGAAGCGTCAACGCCGCGCGCGTCGAAGTGCTCGGCGTGTGCAGTCGCTGCGCGAAAGAGCAGAACGAGGGATCACACGACAGCAACTTCAGAGGAGCTGGGGA